Proteins encoded by one window of Halomonas chromatireducens:
- a CDS encoding SRPBCC family protein: MTRVYVSAVMPISLEQAWSVLRDFNGLPDYHPFFAKSYIEEGKPADQLGCVRHFHDHDGNHIREELLSLSDRDHLCCYRILEAPALPVQGYVAEMRLKPITTSGQCFGEWWAEFEVAEADREDVMQRVSDTFRLAFEGAAERFTS, encoded by the coding sequence ATGACCCGGGTATACGTCAGCGCAGTGATGCCAATCTCCCTTGAGCAGGCCTGGAGCGTGCTGCGCGATTTCAACGGCCTGCCGGATTATCACCCTTTCTTCGCCAAGAGCTACATCGAGGAAGGCAAACCCGCCGACCAGCTCGGCTGCGTACGCCATTTCCACGACCACGATGGCAACCACATCCGCGAAGAGTTGCTCTCGCTCTCGGACCGTGACCACCTCTGCTGCTACCGTATTCTCGAAGCCCCTGCCCTGCCGGTACAAGGCTACGTGGCGGAAATGCGCCTGAAGCCGATCACCACCAGCGGGCAGTGTTTCGGCGAATGGTGGGCGGAGTTCGAGGTCGCAGAGGCCGATCGTGAGGATGTCATGCAGCGCGTATCGGACACCTTCCGGCTGGCCTTCGAAGGGGCCGCTGAGCGTTTTACCAGCTGA
- a CDS encoding branched-chain amino acid ABC transporter permease, with translation MRTLYIAAIAVVLLALLVVPFVPQLVYSVFVMKMLCFVLFACAFNLLLGHTGILSFGHAAFFGTGAYVTGQLVKEYGVPTDLGILAGGLVAAALGTIIGALAIRRSGIYLAMITLALSQLVFFFFLQAPFTGAEDGLQRIPRGTFLGVIDLRSDTALYYVVLGIVAAGLWLVWRTVNSPFGNVLRAIREHEPRAISLGYPVARYKVLVFTISAGLAGIAGSLKAIVFQLAALYDVHWHTSGDVILMTLLGGMNTVFGPAVGAALVSALNHYLDPFGAWVTVITGVVFMTCVLAFRQGVVGQLNLWLRSRRTSMTSAKGQRRSHAHQQ, from the coding sequence CTTCGTACCCCAGCTCGTCTATTCCGTCTTCGTCATGAAGATGCTGTGCTTCGTGCTGTTCGCCTGCGCCTTCAATCTGCTGCTGGGGCACACCGGGATTCTCTCCTTCGGCCACGCCGCCTTCTTTGGCACGGGGGCCTACGTGACCGGGCAGCTGGTCAAGGAGTACGGTGTGCCCACCGATCTCGGCATCCTGGCCGGCGGCCTGGTGGCGGCAGCGCTAGGGACTATCATCGGGGCTCTGGCCATTCGCCGCAGCGGCATCTACCTGGCCATGATCACCCTGGCCCTGTCGCAGCTGGTTTTCTTCTTCTTCCTGCAGGCGCCCTTCACCGGGGCCGAGGACGGCCTGCAGCGGATTCCCCGCGGCACCTTCCTCGGGGTGATCGACCTGCGCAGCGACACGGCGCTCTACTACGTGGTGCTGGGCATCGTCGCGGCCGGCCTGTGGCTGGTGTGGCGCACCGTCAACTCGCCGTTCGGTAACGTGCTGCGCGCCATCCGCGAGCATGAGCCCCGAGCCATCTCGCTGGGCTACCCCGTGGCCCGCTACAAGGTACTGGTGTTCACCATCTCGGCCGGTCTCGCCGGGATCGCCGGCTCACTCAAGGCGATCGTCTTCCAGCTCGCGGCACTCTACGACGTGCACTGGCACACCTCGGGCGACGTGATCCTGATGACGCTGCTGGGCGGCATGAACACGGTCTTCGGCCCAGCAGTCGGTGCGGCACTGGTTTCCGCACTCAACCATTATCTCGACCCTTTCGGCGCCTGGGTCACGGTCATCACCGGCGTGGTCTTCATGACCTGCGTATTGGCCTTCCGCCAGGGTGTCGTGGGTCAGCTCAATCTCTGGCTTCGCTCTCGCCGCACCTCGATGACCTCAGCCAAGGGCCAGCGTCGTTCGCATGCCCATCAGCAATAA
- a CDS encoding phosphoenolpyruvate hydrolase family protein produces MPAFDRKTLMARFQDMVARGQPIIGGGAGTGISAKCEEAGGIDLIVIYNSGRYRMAGRASSAGLLAYGNANQIVQEMALEVLPVVKHTPVLAGVNGTDPFVIMPKLLRELKELGFSGVQNFPTVGLIDGTFRISLEETGITYGSEVDMIRLAHEMDMLTTPYVFSADEAVAMAEAGADIIVAHMGVTVGGTIGAESAKSLDESVRLIDDWAEAARRVRRDVIILCHGGPIATPEDATYVMKQSEHCNGFYGASSMERLPTEIALTEQIRKFKAITDYQETSS; encoded by the coding sequence ATGCCTGCCTTCGACCGCAAGACCCTCATGGCCCGCTTCCAGGACATGGTCGCCCGCGGCCAGCCGATCATCGGCGGCGGCGCCGGTACCGGCATCTCGGCCAAATGCGAGGAAGCCGGTGGGATCGACCTGATCGTGATCTACAACTCGGGGCGTTACCGCATGGCGGGGCGCGCCTCTTCCGCCGGCCTGCTGGCCTACGGCAACGCCAACCAGATCGTTCAGGAGATGGCCCTCGAAGTACTGCCGGTGGTCAAGCACACCCCGGTGCTGGCCGGGGTCAACGGTACGGACCCCTTCGTGATCATGCCCAAGCTGCTGCGTGAGCTTAAGGAGCTTGGCTTCTCGGGGGTGCAGAATTTTCCCACCGTAGGCCTGATCGACGGTACTTTCCGCATCAGCCTGGAGGAGACCGGCATCACCTACGGTAGCGAGGTCGACATGATTCGCCTGGCCCACGAGATGGACATGCTCACCACGCCCTACGTGTTCTCGGCCGACGAGGCCGTGGCCATGGCGGAGGCGGGTGCCGACATCATCGTGGCGCACATGGGCGTCACCGTGGGCGGCACCATCGGCGCTGAGTCGGCCAAGAGCCTCGACGAATCGGTGCGCCTGATCGATGACTGGGCCGAGGCAGCCAGGCGCGTGCGCCGGGACGTGATCATCCTCTGTCACGGCGGCCCCATCGCCACTCCCGAGGATGCCACCTATGTCATGAAACAGAGCGAGCACTGCAACGGCTTCTATGGCGCCAGCAGCATGGAGCGCCTACCCACGGAAATCGCATTAACTGAACAGATTCGCAAATTCAAGGCCATCACCGACTATCAGGAGACCTCGTCATGA